A segment of the Lycium ferocissimum isolate CSIRO_LF1 chromosome 5, AGI_CSIRO_Lferr_CH_V1, whole genome shotgun sequence genome:
ACTCTTTCATATACCAGGGGATTTCACTTGGATACACCGATGATACAGTAGGCTATATCAGCTACAACCTAAATGCGTGGAccgtattatatatattatctatACATCGATGATACAATGAGTTACGTTGACTATAAACTAGATGCGTGGGCTGTATATATGGGTTatttcccctattttttttgtaaaatttgaacCTCAACGCAACCCAGCTTCACTCAAGGCCCAAGGTTTAAAGGTCAGCGAACTAACTTGGATCGAGCAAAAAGTCTTCGATTTTAAACGAGTTTGGAAAGAAGTAATTACAcggtttgcccttcaaatggactggtcatTAATTTTTTGTCCGTCAAATGGGtcggtctttagtttttgtcctTAAATTAGACAACTTTTATTGCAACACCTGCTCGATGTTTTCAACAAATAGATATTACTGATCTTTTCATTATTTTcgtaatatatttattttgccTTTATTTGTTTAGTTTTTAGTCTTCTCATCTGTTTGtcttttttaagttttatattgTTGACCATGGGATGCTcatttaatgttgttgaattaataTAACTAAAAAGTTCGAATATCTAGAAATATTTCTAACTTCGAGTATTTCATAATTTATACTAACATCTTGTAAAATTGAAGGCAATTAACAATTACAAAGAAATTGGCATGATTTGGCTCTCTCAGTTGAATTAAAGTATTAGAGACTTcctaattgaaataataatacAAGTGCTAATTCTTTGATATTTCACCCATACCCACAACTgtatatgtatcattttttttttaattcaatcattcgattgaaaaaaataaaaattaagacAAGACAAgttctttttcctcttaattaTATGAAAGTAAAATGAATTTCAAGTAATCTCTTTACCAGAGGAATTTAGATGTCTTGggctcttacaatttgaattgaagaaaatgaccTTTTCAGATCTTTTATATAtcttttcagatctcttatgtgtaacAAATGTTCAGATCTCTTACGGTAACAAACGATCtcttgtaaaaaaataaaaaaaaaattataaaactatatatatatatataaaaaaaaagggtttagaAAAGGCTAACAACCATATTCCCTTTTTCCACTGATATTGACAATCTTATGCAATCATACCTTAAGATGCTTTAGTTggcctcctcttttttttttttggtttaattagTCGTAATCACATTTCTGTAAATGATCTGATTATATTAATTTACAATCAATTACATTAAAGACCCAagattagaaaaagaaaaaaagagaaagctAGCTACTTATAATGCTAACCAATTACTTAAAATTTCTACTTATCCTACTTTTCTCATTAAAATACAATACAAATCAAGTAATTAACTCACCCCCATTTGTTTTAGCAAATTAAAACTGATGCAAATTGCTTATTTATGGCACTTAAATGCAAATTATAACTAATTGGAAACTAGGGAAGACTAGCTGGCTATAGTAGCAATCTACAACAATtgcaaattattttatttattgcattAATGAACCAAAAGTAATTTCCTTATCTCCAATTCCAAATCATAACTACAGTTCTATCATGAAtgtaattttcccttttttttcatgGCCTTATTTATTTTCCCTCTTAAGAGAACATGTTCATATTTAGTTTCATCTTGGGGTGTGGGCTATAAATATGATGTCAAAGCAATGCATTATCCAGGCAAATCAGCTagtttaaaagaatttttttttaaagccaaaaTGGCCAAACACCAAAGTTTCTTCATTTTGTTAATCACCATAATTGTTATTTGTTTAGTTGTAGCATTTGAAACCAAACTGGTAGAGGGAGATTTGGATGGCAATGGATGGAAAAATGCCCATGCTACATTTTATGGAGACATGAAGGGTGGCGAAACCATGAGTAAGTTATACTTGTACCTTAATTCTTATACATGTTGTCCCTCCGGCATGATGTCGAGTGTGTGTAAAGTAATATTTTAcctatatatttaataaaattttatatatgcaCCGTACAAATTTTCAATGAAGCATATTCAACTGACCACCCTTCACTTTATATGGTTATGCCACAGTATTGAGATACGGTACACTATATagaccaaaaataaatttaccatcACGGGCAATCTATTATAACCCTCCTCCTTTATCCAGGATTAGGACCAATAAAACGAGCAAGCTCACACTGACAGaggttttattttcatttttttttcatttttacttctATTTTAGTTTGTATAATATTGGTATGAATTTAAATGGGAAATAtggtcagtagattttatatAACCGATCTTACCTggtttgaaattgaaaaataattattattgttgGAATAAATTTACCTTCCAAAAGAAAATAGAGGATCAGGAGTGCCTTTTATCTCCACTTCCGCTAGTAGCATAGTGGTTTGGGTGATTGAGTCACTCTCGAGAAAGTGAAGAGTTGGGTTTTAAAAAGAGAActcacatatatgtataaaattatttacaactTTTAGTTTTCCATAACATACATATTAACATTTGTAACAAATTCATTTGGATATTATTGCAGAGGGAGCTTGTGGTTATGGAAATTTGTTCCACCAAGGTTATGGCCTGGAAACAGCAGCACTAAGCACAGCACTATTTAACAATGGTGCAACCTGTGGAGCTTGCTTTCAAATAATGTGTGCCAATGCTCCTCAATGGTGCAATAGAGGCGTAGTCATAACTATAACCGCCACCAATTTCTGCCCTCCAAATTACACAAAAACTGTAGACATTTGGTGCAATCCTCCACAAGAACACTTTGATTTATCAATGCCTATGTTCTTGAAAATTGCCAAATATAAAGCCGGGGTTGTCCCTGTAGTTTACAGAAAGGTCAATTGTCACAAAAAAGGAGGGCTCAAGTTTGAGATCAAAGGAAATCATTATTGGATTCTTGTTCTTGTGTACAATGTGGGTGGTGCTGGAGATGTTGTCAATGTCAAAATCAAAGGATCTAAAACTGGATGGTTACCGATGTCACGAAATTGGGGCCAAAATTGGGAGACTTCCGAGAAGTTGCTAGGACAGAGCTTGTCTTTCCAAGTACAAACTAGTGATGGTCGATGGGTTCAATCTGATAATGTTGTTCCAGATAACTGGCAATTTGGTCAGACATTCGAAGCCAagaataattttatttgatgATGTATTGTAGAAAATAAGTATTCTTGAATCAATGTAGTCTAAATTTCTTTTCTCCAATTAATTCTCAACGTTATTCATACGGTTGGTAGGGGAAAGAGTCCACCCATCACATTTTAATAATCAATCAGCTCTTTATCCACATAcacaattaaattaataattaagcCTTATATCAAAAGTTGTATAATCAGTGAAACAGAAGATAATGAGTAACTCTGGAAAAAGAAACCATCATTGCTTTTTTTGAGATACAAGAAAATCCAAGTTTTTGGTTGAAGATCCTCCTATTTTGATGCTATTTCTAGCCATTTCCTTCATTTAAGTGTATTTGCTCTAATGCTGTCATCGGATAACAAATCCTCCACTTTTCGCATAATTTCATATCTGGAAACAATCTCCTTCTCGTCTGCATTCAACGATAGACCTATTCTCCAACCATAACGTATACAAGTAAGTCTGTGTATAAAATTGATTTCTAAAATAAGTCCAAAGGGTCTCCCCTGCTGGCACTCCCCATTGTCGAATTCCAACCAAAATTAGTCTTGAAATAGGCAATTGAAGGGTGATCCAACACCAATTTCTTGAGCAAATATCATTTTTGCACAGTGGTTAAACTTAGGATAAAATACTGCTTCCCCAACAATGAATGAGAAACgaaggaacaaaaaaagaagccaAAGGTGTGTTCTAGTGGTAAATGAAGCAGacgaaccatgaggtctcatgTTTAAATTCCAGCGAAAGCTAGAACTCTAAGCAATCAGTACTTGAATTGGTGGAGGTAGCAGGCCCAAGAGCTAGCCCCGACACCACCATCATTAAAGAAAGGAAGGAACTAAAAGGGTTACTCATAACCAATAAACAAATAGTAACTAGGGACACATATCCAGAACAAAAATTCATATCATCTTGGTATCACAGCGGAATAGGAAAACTATTCTGCCGTCTATAACTACTATCATCCCTTGGATCTTCATATAACCTTAGTCGTTCAATAAAATAAACTCAAAACTTTCAGCCACTTGAACATTCTATCTATTTGATCTTCCTAATTCTGCGATTCTTCAGAACTGAGGCAAAAACTAGCTGCAAAACACAAAAGGAACATCATAACACTTTTCTAGTCGGAATTAGAGATAAGCTTCACCTGTTATTGCCAAATGCTTGAGCATGACTTCTGGCAAGAATAACCATCAGAGCACCAATTCCAGCAGCCATACCAGCTCCAAAGCAGAAAGAGGGCATGTGAACAACCGATCTTCCTTTGTTTTGCATCATTTCCCAATGCAATTGAACATAATCTAGGTGCCATAAGCTCATGTGTACAGCCAATGTCATTCTCACATCAGAATCAATTTGAGTGCTGATAACTTGTAAACACGCTGGACAAGAAGCTTTCAAAACCATTCCGTCTTTCTTTATACCGACTCTTCCAGCAACTGTTATCGCTTTATCTCGCAATGGCTTTCTGAAGGGCCTAGAAATCCACACGAGAATTTTGGCTTCAGAAGAAGGATAAATTGCAATAGTGCTAAACCTGCTAATAGGCAAGACTTAATGGCGGATGAAATCTCAATTACAGTAACTGGCTTACCATTATAAGCCTACGGAGCCGCCGCCACGACATACTCAGCTGCTTCCTCGTCTTCTTTCTTCTAGGACCGAACTACTGTGAATAATTAAAAGGAAAGTTGATGTTGTCTGCAATGATACTtcacaaaaagaaataaatagaaGCGAGGTCCTCGAAAGGATGAGAATCACGAGGTCTCAGGTTTAAATTTCAGCGGAGACAAAAATACTAGGTAATCTTTTCTCATCTGTCCAcaccttggtggacagagttacctaGTATCTATGCTGGTGGGAGTTATCAGGTACTCATGGAATTAGTTGTGGTGCGTGCAAGTCACCGGACATCACaatcataatatataaataaataatttgaagtaACGTATCACGAAAAAATATCAATTTGTGTTTCCAGGCAGTTAAAGATAGCCCGATTCGTGATTCTAGTTCTGATAAGGAAATTTTTACATAGTTAAACACAAACCATAGAGAATCCTAGTCATAACGATAAACTAAACCAATGTTTCACGGTTAAATAAGGTTAAGAAGgatttcaaataatttattcatCATTCtgaacaatatcaacaacagcaaAATATTGAAGCATTGGGTAAAAATTAATTAAGGGATATTATACATTGCTCTTTCACTAAACTACGTCACCATTCTTCTGATAGCAACCCGACCCAATCGTCCGACTTCAACTTAGAAGTCTAgtttctccatatttctctctttttccattTCTTGAGCCGAAGGTCTATCGGAAACGGCCTTTCTATCTCTCAAGGTAGGATTTAGGTCCTGTGTACACTCTACTCTCCCCAGACTCCACTTGtgagattaaaaaaagaaaaaaaaaaagagaaagtcaTTCTCTTCCATCAGTTTATGCTAACCAATTACTAAATATTTCTACTTATCCTACTTTTCTCAttaaaacataatataaatgaaGTAATTAACTCACCCCCATTTGTCTTAGCAAATTAAAACTTATGCAGATACTATTAGCACTTAAATGTAAATTATAACTAATTGGGAAAACCAGCTGATATAGTAGAAATCTACTACAATtgcaaattatttaatttattgctTTAACGAGCAAAAATTAAGTAATTCCCTATCTCCAAATCACGAAAACAGTTCTTATCATGAATggatttcccccttttttttcatggCCTTAATTATTTTCCCTCTTAAGAGAATATGTTCCTATTTAGTTTCATCTTGGGTTGGTGCTATAAACAAAGacgaatttatgtataaaatttgggTCACCTGAACACATGGCCACTCAACTAAACTCGATATATTGCatgtataattctgaaaatatatctaatattaactgaaggaacacatggtcaaacCTGGCCGAGTGGAGCActagttaatatatatatatacacacacttcTATGTTAAGACTGTtatgatatataccaaaaaaaaaaaaaattaaaaattatcatACCAAAATCCTCCTCCTTTACCCGGACTTGCGACAGGTAACGAGAGCAAGCTCAAACAaggtaaattttttatttttatttttatttctgtttCAATACCCAAAGTTCCAGTTATACACCTTTCCTTTtcgggggtcctattacccctaaa
Coding sequences within it:
- the LOC132055742 gene encoding expansin-A4-like, with translation MHYPGKSASLKEFFFKAKMAKHQSFFILLITIIVICLVVAFETKLVEGDLDGNGWKNAHATFYGDMKGGETMKGACGYGNLFHQGYGLETAALSTALFNNGATCGACFQIMCANAPQWCNRGVVITITATNFCPPNYTKTVDIWCNPPQEHFDLSMPMFLKIAKYKAGVVPVVYRKVNCHKKGGLKFEIKGNHYWILVLVYNVGGAGDVVNVKIKGSKTGWLPMSRNWGQNWETSEKLLGQSLSFQVQTSDGRWVQSDNVVPDNWQFGQTFEAKNNFI